A single window of Methanoregula sp. DNA harbors:
- a CDS encoding NAD+ synthase, with the protein MGEDLGCKMGQVEQMIRYAYWTSGCTGIVVGVSGGVDSAVAAAFCCRAIGPERVLGLSLPASVSAPQDVKDALELCAQLGMKHRTISIEPMLGSFRAMPGFVQSPYLLGNLMARIRMTVLYYHANADHRLVCGTSNRSEYMLGYCTKFGDNAADIQPLLHLYKTDVYVIARELGIPERIIKKVPSAGLWAGQSDEGEIGLSYPEIDTALKNLEQNNGAASNPAEEKVLALVKKSGHKRLGALSLSATPTGSRQTFPDG; encoded by the coding sequence ATGGGAGAAGATCTTGGATGCAAAATGGGGCAGGTCGAACAGATGATCAGGTACGCGTACTGGACGAGCGGGTGCACCGGAATCGTCGTCGGGGTGAGCGGCGGAGTGGACTCTGCAGTCGCTGCTGCGTTCTGCTGCCGCGCGATCGGTCCCGAACGCGTGCTGGGGCTCTCCCTGCCCGCATCCGTGAGTGCCCCGCAGGATGTAAAGGACGCTTTGGAACTATGTGCACAGCTTGGCATGAAGCATCGCACCATCAGTATCGAACCAATGCTCGGTTCGTTCCGGGCGATGCCGGGGTTTGTGCAATCCCCGTATCTCCTTGGCAACCTGATGGCACGCATACGGATGACTGTGCTCTACTACCATGCGAACGCTGACCACCGGCTCGTCTGTGGCACTTCCAACCGGAGCGAGTACATGCTCGGGTACTGCACCAAGTTCGGAGACAATGCAGCAGACATCCAGCCCCTCCTCCACCTCTATAAAACCGACGTGTACGTGATCGCACGGGAACTGGGGATTCCGGAGAGGATAATAAAAAAGGTGCCTTCGGCGGGACTCTGGGCGGGGCAGAGCGATGAAGGCGAGATCGGGCTCTCGTATCCCGAGATCGATACAGCACTGAAAAATCTTGAACAGAACAATGGGGCGGCATCAAACCCTGCCGAAGAAAAAGTGCTTGCGCTGGTGAAGAAAAGCGGGCACAAACGCCTCGGGGCACTTAGCCTTTCAGCAACACCGACAGGATCCCGACAAACTTTTCCGGATGGTTGA
- a CDS encoding glucose-6-phosphate isomerase produces the protein MLGWEGELPEPSVRTIREMRSVLAEPECACELPLYFMYRDLARSDADWQWLHAHHLRYDLTVIPPHDLCGECVKTKGHYHPSNAHGVGYPEIYEVLEGTVHYLVQSRTLDDVVRIAAEAGDIVIVPPGYGHVSINPSPDSTLSMANIVSTAFESDYGEYETLHGAAYYEMTTGELIKNPHYQKVPPIRELDAASGRGKHRFCKGPIYSLIGNEDALAFLNHPEKFVGILSVLLKG, from the coding sequence ATGCTGGGGTGGGAAGGGGAGCTTCCTGAACCATCGGTGCGGACGATCAGGGAAATGCGCTCCGTCCTTGCCGAACCTGAATGTGCGTGCGAGCTGCCCCTCTATTTTATGTACCGCGACCTTGCCCGGTCCGATGCGGACTGGCAATGGCTGCACGCCCACCACTTGCGATATGACCTCACCGTCATCCCCCCGCATGACCTCTGCGGTGAGTGCGTGAAGACTAAAGGTCATTACCATCCCTCCAATGCCCATGGTGTCGGGTACCCAGAGATCTACGAGGTGCTGGAAGGAACAGTGCACTACCTTGTCCAGTCCCGCACTCTCGATGACGTCGTACGCATTGCCGCAGAAGCCGGCGATATTGTTATTGTCCCGCCGGGTTATGGACATGTCTCGATCAACCCGTCACCCGATAGTACGCTCTCTATGGCAAATATTGTCTCAACAGCGTTTGAGAGCGATTACGGGGAGTACGAGACACTGCATGGTGCTGCGTATTACGAAATGACCACCGGGGAACTCATAAAGAACCCGCATTACCAAAAAGTCCCGCCGATCCGGGAACTGGATGCCGCAAGCGGGCGCGGAAAGCACCGGTTCTGCAAAGGGCCCATTTACAGCCTGATTGGCAACGAGGACGCGCTCGCGTTCCTCAACCATCCGGAAAAGTTTGTCGGGATCCTGTCGGTGTTGCTGAAAGGCTAA